The genome window GAGCATGTATGTTGATCTTTTTAGTTATGTggaacttcattttttattttagatatcaAGAATACAAGTCAAAGTATATTACAACACATAAACAAGCCTTTTTCTCACAAGGATGAAGAATGGTACTTCTTGTCTTTTTACTTCCagattttctttccttttgttattCCCCCTAATTCAATCTCTTTTGCCTAATTAGGTTGGGAGACAAATATGATCCAACCAAGGGTTGCACAGTTatagttgtttgattttgtagGAATGTAATTTCTGGATGTAACTTCATACTTAGAACCGATTGATTCTTacaatttagtatttttttttctccatatttatgttatgaaatttattggTTGTGGTATAGAGAGTTAAGTAGTAGTTCCCCAATATTTTGGGTTTCTACTTTGAGTTGGCTAGTTTATGGTCCTAGATCCTAgtaaaaattttatctttcttttgcctttataaaaacatgtttatatttgtatagatactactttattttgtaatttggaaTTGATATAGAGTATAGTTAGATTTTGGTTTGTTAAtggaggaagaaaataaagaattaaaagcTTGGAACTTCATGcatctttttctctcactCTTTTCTTGGTGAATGTATTCAAGTCTTGAAGATTATGTAGCAGAGTACTACCAGCAGCAGGTAGAAAGGCTTGTTCCGTActtgtatgtttttttatgattaagacATTCTTCACTGCTCAAAcccaaaatttgttttcttctctatcACTAAAAGCAATTTTGTTTTCGGTCTAAAGCgaaatatgttttcttttttgcttagCAATATTAATTCTAGGCAAGTTGAGAATACATATTTTGATCTTGATTTCTGTTATACTGTGAAAAAGTTTCTATAATGCTTGttgatttcttcaatttgatctgagtaactttatttttttaagaacaaacGATCAGAGTTCACCACATGGTtggttgaaataaataaaaaggtaaattAACATTGGTAAATGTGTGAAATAGTTTTATGCAATGCTTgaatttccttcattttttacACATTTCATGCTTTCATTACGATGGAGCCTaggaatggaagaagaaaaagagacttcaagtttctattttgtttctatttcaagGACATGATTCCTagacttaaaagttaaagttcttagttttaatgttattctcattttgtttgtagatTTTAAAGAGTTGAAGATAACAATCGATGAGACATTGAGCTTTGAGTTATGTGAGAGTTCTTTTTTAACTGAGGTAACTCTCTCTCCCTTGTTTCTTAATTCTCTCCCTTTGCTTTCCAAATTGCCTCCCAGGCCATCTTGCCATTGTGAAATACTATTGGAATGTGAGTTTATTGGAAGTTTAATAGGTAACTGCTTAGATTCTTCTGCTAAAGTTCAAAATGTCCACACCTCCAAGGAATAACTCACGGTAACACTCTTATCTCCATTTCTATATATGAATCTTtgacccttttcttttcttctcttatcatttatgtttttcctctcttttggCCTTATGGTTTCTGAGTTTTCCTTGGATTTTTCATTGCTTTGATCTTCTGCTTGGTTTGGTTATTTGGAATTGTTGGTTGATCCTACTGTTTtctgttgttttctttttccctcttttgTTTCTGGTTTTAGCAAATTTGAACTCAGGCTGCTAGTTTTTATGATGTGTATCGGTTGAAGTTTCAAGTTGTTTATTCtgtttggaaataaaaaaaagatctaGAGAATGGacgttcttcttctccttgatctctttctcctcttcttaggaacttcattttcattatcagaTTTGAAGAGGGACCACCATGAGTGGGGTAGTAAAATGAATAGAGAATGGGAGAGTGAGCTGGGTATGTTTTTGGTATGTGTATTCTAGAGAGAAAGAGTAGCagtatgtttttgtttactgTGTTTGCCTAATATAGTCCTCATggtcttctcttttcatttcatggaaTCAAGTGTTGAAGTTCTGTTTGTGTTCTGTATTTTGTTGAGACGTTGATTTAGTTATTCATTGACTGTACGTATGTGTTATGGattctttgtaggttcaactggagtcgacaagttcatgagttttgtttcaaatatcatttccagaaacgaacattctcggttggtccagtcaaatatattcgaatgttatttaagatatttttgattaagggctaGTATTTCGTACATGTGGATTACTGAAACTTGTATTAagatgtacaaatattataaatcgtattatagtgtatatatattaaagtgttggctattTTCTTGTACATTGGTGTGAAACttgtataatttcaaatttgtcattctcagctacattattgtcattctaatggttcgtgtaatggtggagctgCATGGAGAACAGGATAAAACTAtaggaaattgagaaatgtgaTAGTTAATAGTTGTTGTAAATTCGCTaatgatgacagttatttaataaataaattgtcacgattgctCTATATGTGACAGGAATAACATGTCGTCATAAgataaacaatgacaattttttttcaaaaaaaactgtcacgattacattatatttgactggaaaaaaatgtcgtcaatgacaaaacaatgacatttaatgttatcgaaaaactgtcacgattgcacaatcgttgactggaaaaaaatgtcgtcaataactaaacaatgacatttttacaaaaaaaaactgtcgcgaaaaaaatattcatgacaattaatacATGTCACGATAATAGAATTCGTGACAATtatttaactgtcgttaataaagaaatgatgatagttattgaatgtcataaaataaattatgacagttattgaatgtcattgaatgttgattaacgacatttatttcatgtcataaaataacctattgcgacagttttaaaaaactgtCGTCGAAGgcctttccatgactcccgcttctatgactgaaaataactgtcgcgaaatcCGTTCgcgacagtaaataactgtcgtcgtagaccacttTTGTACTAGTGTATAGacacattctcccacttccaTTCTGGCACACTCAAGGTTGCAAAAAACCTGTTGGCTTCTGTTTTAGTGTCTTCACCTGTTAGCAAACTAGAGACTTATTGACAAAGTCTGGCACTTCTCTCTTCATATTTTTCCACCAGTAaacttgttttaaatatttatacatctttgtaCTATTTGGATGCATAGAAAGTGGAGAATTATGGGCCTCAACCAACAACTCTGTCTTAACTACACTGTCTGTTGGCACACATAACCGTCTCTCGAACATGAGTCCATCATCAGAGGATAAAGAGAACTCCTCAGCTTACCCTACTTCTGTTAAGCATCGCTTATCAACCAAATAAGGATCAGTGAGCTGAGCAATAATAATTCTCTGCCTCAAAGTTGGTTGTACTGACACCTGAGCTAACTGTGAGGTGACTTCTCCTACTAAAAATGCAATCTTAGCTTCTCAAGATCTATGTGCAAAGGAACCTGACTAGTAACGAGTGCTACAGAGTATGATACCTTCCTACTAACTCACGATCTCATGATCGTAGTCCTTGACCAACTCGAGCCATCCGCGCTATCTCATATTTATCTCATATTTAAGTCCTTACCAATTCAAGCTCTTATGGTCAATGAAGATCTGAATCTTCTCACCATATAAATAATGCGTCCAAATCTTAAGTGCAAAACTATTGCTGCCAAATCTAAATCATGTGTAGGGTAGTTCTGCTCATGGCTCTTCAACTGAGGAGAGGCATAAACAACCACCTTACCTTATTGCAGCAATACACAACTCAATCCTTTCTAGAGGCATCGCTGTAAATCACATAACTCCCAGATCCATCTGGCACTATAAGGACTGGTGTAGTAACAAGTTTCTGTTTAAGATCCTGGAAACTGCTCTCACATGCTGGGCTCCAAACAAAAGGATTCCCCTTCCTGGTTAGCTAGGTCAAAGGACTAGCTATACGAGAGAAGCCTTCCACGAACCTTCTGTAATAACCtattaaaccaaaaaactttaaacttcaCTGACTGTACAAGGTCGAGGCCAAATGGTAACAACTTTAATCTTTGCTGGGTCTATAATAACTCCTTCACTGGACACTACATGGCCAAGGAACAAAACTTGCTTCAGTCAAAACTCACACTTGGAAAACTTGGCATATAGCCTATTGGCTCGAAGAGTCTCTAATACCTTATGCAAATACTCCTCATGCTCAGCCTCTGTCTTGGAGTAAACCAAGATGtgatcaataaaaaatatcacagAAGTGTCTAAGAAATCCTTAAGCACCACCTTAttcatcaaatccataaatacaccAGGAGCATTTGTCGAGCCAAAGGACATCACAATAAACTCGTAATGTCCATATCTGGAAAGGCAGTCTTGGGAATATCACTgtctctaatcctcaactgGTGATATCCTGATCGTAAATTGATCTTAGAGAACACAGTGGCTCCTAAAACTGATCAAACAAGCCATCAATCCTGGGCAATGAATATTTGTTCTTGACTATCACCTTATTAAGCTTTTTATAGTAAATGCAAAGACACATCAacccatctttcttcttcacaaataaTGTGGTGCTCCCCAAGGTGACATACTAGATCGAATAAAGCCCTTGTCCTATAATTCTTGCAACTAGACCTTCAACTCCTTCAGCTCAGCTGGAGCCATTCTGTATGGAGCTCTCGATATGGGACCAGTGCCTGGTTTCAGTTCAATAGCAAAATCAACCTCTTTGTGAGGAGAAAGTCTTGAAAGctcttctaaaaaaacatcGGGGTATTTCCTTACCATTCATTCAGATGATAAGGATACATCGGGCTCTCTGGTATCTACAACACTAGCCAAGATACTCTAAGTACCTTGGTTGAACAACTTACTGGCCTTCATGGTTGAGATAACTTTGGGTAGGCCACAGTCCCCGCCCCCTTATACTTTAAACTAGTCGCCTCATGAGGGTTAAAAACTACCTCCTTGCGAGAATAATCTATGTTTGCATGGTTAGCAGATAGCCAATTCATGCCCATATTACATCAAAGTCTTGCATGTGTAATACTAATAAAGTTACATCTAAAACATGATATGCTATTTCTATTTAACATGTTTTTATCTTTCCTTTcgacaacataatttctccagATGGAGTAGAGACAAATAACATATAACTCAAGGGTTCTACTTGTAAACTCATATGTTGAACAAAAATTGGcgatataaaagaatgagaggACCCCgagtcaaataataataaagcaaaGTGCTCCAAGATTAGGAGTGTACCTATCACCACTGTGTAAGCTTTCTCAGCCTCCTGTTGATTAGTGGCAAAAACTCACCCCTATCGAGATGTAGAAGTCTAGTTCGAGATAGGTTCAAACTATTTCTGAGGGTAATTATCAGCTATATATATGTCAGGTTGCCTACACTTGTAGCATATACTACTTCCTATTAGGCAATGACCTGAATGAGACCTTTCACAATTAGAACACATGTATACTTCCTTCAAGGTTTTGCCTGCCTCAACAACCTACTGTCTAAGCTGCTGGAACAAACCACCTAATCTCAAATTCCTTTGTGGTGCTACTGTAGGCTACTGCTAAGCCTTCCTTTTCTACCCTACAATTGGACCATTCTCTACAGCCTTGGCCATCTTTATCCTCTCATGCAAACTCAAATCCACTGTCATGTGTAGTGCATCATCTTAGGTAGCTAGTCTAAAGACTCTAACGAAACCCTGGATCTCCTACTTAATGCCTTTGACAAACTTGTCAACTCTCTCAGTCTCAGTTCTCACTAACTCAGGTGCAAATCGGGATAACACATCGAATTCTTGATCATACTCCTCTATGGCCATATTGCCTTGCTCCAACTTTAAGAACTCTTGACACGAAGAAGAATTTGGCATGAAAATTCTCCTTAAACTACTTTTAGGTGATCTGACTCATATCTCCACCCAACATCCTCTATGTGGACTTCCACTAGCCTCTGTCTCTATCAGTCAGTAAGAACACGACGCACTAAACTTTCTGGTCATTGGAGCACTTCATGTAACGAAAGATAGTCTTCACCGAACTCAACCACATCTGCGCCTTGGTGGAGTTTGCCAAGGATCCATCGAAAGTCCGAGGGTTATACTTCCTGAAATCCCTCAGGTGTTTGGCTTCTGCTGAAAGCATATCAAGTAGGTTATATGCTACAATTGGGGCCTAAACTCCCGCAACTGGGATCTAAACACTTGCAGCCGGTGTCCGTACATGAGTTGTTTGGATATCCTAGGTAGGTTGTCACTGTGCCAATACTTTGAACAATAAGTCTATGTACATTTGCTCCATGGCAGCAAGGTATGCATGAGTGAGGTGTAACTTGTACAACATGCTGTCCTTAAGGCTGGTTAcgtctaaaaattatttaaattcaaaaactgTAACACCCAAAAATTaaggtaattttatttttttaattatcttagtttaatttaatttatgatggATTTAATTGggtgttataatttttttagtattgtgGAAATTGTGATTAATTGAATGTTCAGTGgaagattatttaattaattatactattgaaaattttggtgagatttaagtttattggttaattatatatgtatataattaattaagttatggAAGGgtagaataatatattattgattttttttaggaaagatattttttagagagaaaataattatattgtggaaaatctaattatttgGAAAGATATTGTATTTTTGGGGAAAGTAAAAAGTTTGGTTTGATGGGTATTTAACGAGGAGAGAAagtatgatttgattttggttaatttgttaattagcaaaagaaaaggaataatgataataataataaatatcattattattattatatataattaacccT of Cucumis sativus cultivar 9930 unplaced genomic scaffold, Cucumber_9930_V3 scaffold100, whole genome shotgun sequence contains these proteins:
- the LOC116405427 gene encoding uncharacterized protein LOC116405427; this encodes MNLNGLGIEKRRLDDIYTIYCKNLKKMRYWLLKLRAYFKELKITIDETLSFELCESSFLTEVTLSPLFLNSLPLLSKLPPRPSCHCEILLECEFIGSLIGNCLDSSAKVQNVHTSKE